A window of Aeromicrobium sp. A1-2 contains these coding sequences:
- a CDS encoding GTPase, whose translation MTSPTVAAEPVFSGGRNDVAARLDGLTKAVEASQGRIAPEVLAPAATLSDRAAERLKLSGEHTIVALAGATGSGKSSLFNSLTDLELAGVGVRRPTTSWALACAWGPDGAQGLLEWMGIPARHQVSRMSMLDHSAEDTKLDGLVLLDLPDHDSTEVSHHLEMDRLVTYADLLVWVLDPQKYADAAIHDRYIRPMASYADVTLVVLNQIDRIPFEERERALADVKRILSDEGLPDVAVIGVSATRGDGVEDLKREMASRIRAKSSAKSRLGSDIASAAQALVEAGGSSQAPGLAPADREALDTALVDGAGVPQIVDAIAASTRRRAAQHTDWPVVRWMGRFRDDPLKELGLDEDLSMSSLARVAVPEAGNVQRANAELAIRDAAEKASVGLSRPWRDAIRDVSSPPGDDIIDALDRAIHETSLGATRPAVWWRIVQAVQILLFAAMVVGVGWLALQGIAALASFDLPDLGEVSGAPVAAVVAGGSLAAGIVLAIVSRLASRVGGRRKAMRADSQLRAAIDAVTTERVIVPIQAELDAYAAYRIGVLAALG comes from the coding sequence ATGACTTCCCCGACCGTCGCCGCCGAACCAGTGTTCAGCGGTGGGCGCAACGACGTCGCTGCACGCCTGGACGGGCTGACCAAGGCCGTCGAGGCAAGCCAAGGACGAATCGCGCCCGAGGTGCTCGCTCCGGCCGCAACGTTGTCGGACCGGGCCGCTGAGCGGCTCAAGCTCTCCGGCGAGCACACGATCGTGGCGCTGGCCGGTGCGACGGGTTCGGGCAAGTCGTCGCTGTTCAACTCGCTGACCGATCTCGAGCTCGCCGGCGTCGGTGTCCGACGACCGACGACCTCGTGGGCCCTGGCCTGCGCGTGGGGTCCGGACGGAGCACAGGGCCTGCTGGAGTGGATGGGCATACCGGCGCGCCACCAGGTGTCCCGCATGAGCATGCTTGACCACTCCGCCGAGGACACCAAACTCGACGGTCTGGTGCTGCTCGATCTGCCGGACCACGACTCGACCGAGGTCTCACACCACCTCGAGATGGATCGACTGGTCACCTACGCCGATCTTCTCGTGTGGGTCCTGGATCCGCAGAAGTACGCCGATGCCGCGATCCACGACCGCTACATCCGGCCCATGGCGTCCTATGCCGACGTCACGCTCGTCGTGCTCAACCAGATCGACCGCATCCCGTTCGAGGAGCGCGAACGCGCACTCGCCGACGTCAAGCGGATCCTCTCCGACGAGGGCCTCCCCGATGTCGCGGTGATCGGTGTGTCCGCGACGCGCGGTGACGGCGTCGAAGACCTCAAGCGTGAGATGGCCTCCCGCATCCGGGCGAAGTCGTCGGCGAAGTCCAGGCTCGGATCCGACATCGCGTCTGCGGCCCAGGCGCTCGTCGAGGCCGGCGGGTCGTCGCAGGCTCCCGGACTCGCCCCGGCGGACCGTGAGGCCCTCGACACGGCCCTCGTGGACGGCGCCGGTGTGCCGCAGATCGTCGACGCCATCGCGGCGTCGACCCGACGCCGGGCAGCACAACACACTGACTGGCCGGTGGTGCGGTGGATGGGCCGCTTCCGCGACGACCCGCTCAAGGAGCTCGGACTCGACGAGGACCTCTCGATGTCCTCGCTGGCCCGCGTCGCCGTGCCCGAGGCCGGCAACGTGCAGCGCGCCAATGCCGAGCTGGCGATCCGCGATGCCGCCGAGAAGGCTTCGGTGGGTCTGTCGCGTCCATGGCGGGACGCGATCCGCGACGTGTCGAGCCCCCCAGGTGACGACATCATCGACGCACTGGACCGCGCCATCCACGAGACCAGCCTCGGTGCGACCCGTCCGGCTGTGTGGTGGCGCATCGTCCAGGCAGTCCAGATTCTGCTGTTCGCCGCCATGGTGGTCGGTGTGGGCTGGCTCGCGCTGCAGGGAATTGCCGCGCTCGCCTCGTTCGACCTGCCCGATCTCGGCGAGGTGTCCGGTGCTCCGGTGGCCGCCGTGGTGGCAGGGGGATCGCTCGCGGCTGGCATCGTGCTGGCCATCGTGTCGCGGCTGGCTTCCCGCGTCGGCGGACGCAGGAAGGCTATGCGTGCCGACAGTCAGCTCCGTGCGGCCATCGACGCGGTCACGACCGAGCGGGTCATCGTGCCGATCCAGGCCGAGCTCGATGCCTATGCGGCGTACCGCATCGGCGTCCTCGCAGCCCTGGGCTGA